Proteins co-encoded in one Paracrocinitomix mangrovi genomic window:
- a CDS encoding DUF4293 domain-containing protein, translated as MIQRKQTIYLALAFICTVLLIVFPVFTITAEDEGVLYKGSFGAYGMFSEDGESTEIPIYLLYIFLAMLSLIALFLYKNRKRQMLVCRFNLILNILLAVSLTVFYYLGKGILEEELTKKGFDAVGFSVDVGFFLAVATIPFLILAIRGIKHDENLLKSIDRIR; from the coding sequence ATGATTCAAAGAAAACAAACCATTTATTTAGCCTTGGCTTTTATCTGCACAGTGCTGTTAATTGTATTCCCCGTTTTTACCATTACAGCTGAAGATGAAGGAGTTTTATATAAAGGAAGCTTCGGTGCTTATGGTATGTTTTCTGAAGATGGTGAAAGCACAGAAATTCCCATTTATTTGTTGTACATCTTTTTAGCCATGCTATCACTTATCGCACTGTTTTTATATAAAAATAGAAAGCGTCAAATGTTGGTTTGCAGATTCAATTTGATCTTGAATATCCTATTGGCAGTTTCTTTGACCGTATTTTACTATTTAGGTAAAGGAATTTTGGAAGAGGAGTTAACCAAAAAAGGATTTGATGCGGTTGGATTTTCGGTAGATGTAGGTTTCTTTTTAGCAGTTGCTACTATTCCGTTTTTAATCCTTGCTATCAGAGGAATCAAACATGATGAAAACTTGCTAAAATCAATTGATAGAATCAGATAA
- a CDS encoding ABC-F family ATP-binding cassette domain-containing protein translates to MNYLSVENLTKSFGARIIFKDLTFGVDKGDKVAIVAKNGTGKSTLLKILCGDGTEDSGRIVYRNGIRVDYLEQAENFQGNKSIIDEVLSTETKETNAIKAYNKALENPTDTEAYEKAFEQMNMTNAWDYDVKVNTILSQLKIEEKNKPLGELSGGQKKRVALAKVLINEPDIMILDEPTNHLDLDMIEWLEEYLSQSQATIIMVTHDRYFLEVVCNTILELEDQTIYKYTGNFSYYLEKKAERQEILEATISKAKNLMRTELDWIRRQPKARGTKQKARVDAFGDLKKVATQKIQKDELEIKVQMNRLGSKIVELHRLGKSFDDKNLINDFSYVFKRGEKVGIVGPNGSGKSTFLNMLTGSQEPSKGKIVIGDTVVMGYYHQDGLKFKPEKRVIEVIRDIAEYIPLTKGRKMSAAQFLEKFLFPRDMHFNYVDKLSGGEKKRLYLMTILMKNPNFLILDEPTNDLDIFTLSVLEDYLAEFEGCLLIVSHDRYFLDKLVDHTFYFRGDGEIKDVLGNYTAYRQYLKEETSKARKAEKQVKEAAAEISKDKDAEKTKLTYKEKQEFEALEGEIAALETERDDLMEKMNSGSEDSDKVNQMAIRLGEIGKLIEEKEMRWLELSEYV, encoded by the coding sequence ATGAATTACTTATCGGTTGAAAACCTCACCAAATCTTTTGGTGCACGTATCATTTTTAAAGATCTCACTTTTGGAGTAGATAAAGGTGATAAAGTAGCAATTGTAGCCAAAAACGGAACCGGAAAATCTACCTTGCTTAAAATTTTATGTGGCGACGGAACAGAGGATTCTGGACGCATTGTATATCGCAACGGAATCAGGGTAGATTACTTAGAACAGGCAGAGAATTTCCAGGGTAATAAAAGTATTATTGATGAGGTATTAAGTACCGAAACAAAGGAAACAAACGCCATCAAAGCCTACAATAAGGCTCTTGAAAATCCTACTGATACAGAAGCTTATGAAAAGGCTTTTGAGCAAATGAATATGACCAATGCCTGGGATTATGATGTAAAAGTCAATACCATCCTTTCTCAACTAAAAATTGAGGAAAAAAATAAGCCTTTAGGCGAGTTGTCAGGAGGTCAAAAAAAGCGTGTGGCATTGGCAAAAGTGCTGATCAACGAGCCGGATATTATGATTTTGGATGAGCCAACTAATCATCTGGATTTGGATATGATTGAGTGGTTAGAGGAGTATTTGTCCCAATCACAGGCCACAATCATCATGGTAACGCACGATCGTTATTTTTTAGAAGTGGTGTGCAACACAATTTTAGAATTAGAAGATCAAACCATTTATAAATACACCGGTAACTTCTCTTATTATTTAGAGAAGAAAGCCGAACGTCAAGAAATTTTAGAAGCTACCATATCAAAGGCTAAAAACCTCATGCGAACTGAGTTGGATTGGATTCGCCGTCAACCAAAAGCAAGGGGAACCAAACAAAAAGCAAGGGTAGATGCATTTGGAGATTTAAAGAAAGTAGCCACCCAAAAAATCCAAAAAGACGAGCTGGAAATTAAGGTGCAAATGAACCGTTTAGGTTCTAAAATTGTTGAATTGCACCGTCTGGGTAAATCATTTGATGATAAAAACCTGATCAATGATTTTAGCTATGTTTTTAAAAGAGGAGAAAAAGTAGGGATTGTAGGTCCAAACGGATCAGGAAAATCTACTTTTTTAAACATGCTTACCGGTTCGCAAGAGCCGTCAAAAGGTAAAATTGTCATTGGTGATACAGTGGTAATGGGCTACTATCATCAAGATGGTTTGAAGTTCAAGCCAGAGAAAAGAGTAATTGAAGTAATCAGAGATATTGCTGAATACATTCCGCTAACAAAGGGACGTAAAATGTCAGCTGCACAGTTTTTGGAGAAGTTCCTCTTTCCAAGAGACATGCACTTCAATTATGTAGATAAATTGAGTGGAGGAGAGAAGAAGCGTTTGTACTTGATGACCATTTTAATGAAGAATCCTAACTTCTTAATTCTGGATGAGCCAACAAACGATTTAGACATTTTTACCCTCTCTGTTTTGGAAGATTACTTGGCTGAATTTGAAGGATGTCTGTTGATAGTGAGTCACGACCGTTATTTCTTGGATAAGTTGGTTGATCACACTTTTTACTTCAGAGGAGATGGTGAAATAAAAGATGTATTGGGGAATTACACAGCATACCGACAATATCTCAAAGAAGAAACATCAAAAGCGCGTAAGGCAGAAAAGCAAGTAAAAGAAGCGGCTGCTGAAATCTCAAAAGATAAGGATGCTGAAAAAACCAAGCTCACTTATAAAGAAAAACAGGAGTTTGAAGCTTTAGAAGGTGAAATTGCTGCGCTAGAAACTGAGCGTGATGACTTGATGGAAAAAATGAATTCAGGATCTGAAGATTCAGACAAAGTCAATCAAATGGCTATTCGTTTAGGCGAAATTGGCAAACTCATTGAGGAGAAAGAAATGCGTTGGTTGGAGCTGAGTGAGTATGTATAA